In Phaseolus vulgaris cultivar G19833 chromosome 10, P. vulgaris v2.0, whole genome shotgun sequence, a single genomic region encodes these proteins:
- the LOC137818142 gene encoding uncharacterized protein isoform X4, whose protein sequence is MEFRNFDPRHTGELVKHMDRRNEVLMEAYRSMFHELRKLQVEEEMLMRKMHEVMSNHGLTTRVDEKEPVAPEAILATREEQRNGKTISEWLIHWKAQPVEKATWEAAETIKEKFPSFCLEDKAETSEGGLDGGRGITVK, encoded by the exons ATGGAATTCCGAAATTTTGACCCAAGACACACCGGGGAGTTAGTGAA GCACATGGATAGGAGGAATGAGGTTCTTATGGAAGCATATAGATCGATGTTCCATGAATTAAGAAAACTTCAG GTTGAAGAAGAAATGCTTATGCGCAAGATGCATGAAGTTATGTCAAATCATGGTCTCACCACAAGG GTAGATGAAAAAGAACCAGTTGCTCCTGAAGCAATACTGGCAACTAGAGAAGAGCAGCGAAATGGAAAGACAATTTCTGAGTGGCTCATCCATTGGAAAGCTCAACCAGTGGAGAAGGCAACTTGGGAGGCAGCAGAGACTATCAAAGAGAAGTTCCCTTCCTTCTGCCTCGAGGACAAGGCCGAAACTAGCGAGGGCGGTCTTGATG GTGGACGAGGAATTACTGTTAAGTAA